Sequence from the Planctomycetia bacterium genome:
GGGACATCCGCTTCCGCAACCACGACGGCAAGATCGTCAGGGTTCCTGGTGATCGCAAGGAACCTGCCGCACGCGCCATCGGCGAGCGCATTGAGATGCTCGTCAAGGCAAAGGCAGCAGGCGACCCGCCCCCGGCCATCCTTTCAACGTGGATCGCCAACCTTCAGTCCGAATTCGCGGCTCGGCTTAGCGAACTCGGCCTCATTCCCTCGGCACAAATCGAACGCAGCAAAGGAATGGATGAATTGGTGCGCTTGTGGCGCGAGGTCGTCCGTGGCCGGAACAACAACGGCAGCGATCATGCCGATCAGCAGGCGGGCAAAGCGGAGCGGGTTGTGAGAGCAGTCGGCGCGGTCGATTTCAGGGGTTTCGATCCGGACACAGTGACCGAGAAGATCAACGGGTTCAAGATCGAATCTCGTAAGGTCAAGAAACCGATTTCGATGACGACCCGTCGGAGCTACGGCATCGCGATCAAAGATTTTACCTGCTGGCTCTCGAAAAAGTTGAAACTGGCCGACCCGCTCGCGGACATGCCTTTGCCCAGTCCGACTGCTGACATCGAATACGAGCGCCAGCCGCTGACCGTTAAGGAGTTCCGCAGTCTGATGGCGTACCTCGATTCGTTCGAGACCTACAACTGTCAGCGATCCCGATGGACGGCACAGGATCGCAAGCTGATCTACTTGACCGCCGTCAACACCGCCTACCGGCAGAAGGAACTCAGGCGTCTTCGCGTGTACAACTTGTACTTTGATGAGAAGCCCGCCGTGGTTGCACTGAAAGCCCGTGACGCAAAGAACAAGCGGAAGGGCGAACTGCCAATCGGGGTCGAACTCGCTATGCTTCTCAAGCGGCACGTCGCAAAGCTGGAACCGGACGATCCGATCTTTCCGTTTCCGGCGACGCGCGGCGCGGTTATGGACATGCTGCGACTTGATCTGGCGGGCGCGGGTGTTCCCCTGAAATTGCCGGGCGGCGAAGTTCGCGACTTTCACACCTTTCGCTCGACGGCAATCACGTGGTGGCTCGATGTCTACGGCCTGAAACCAAAGCGCGTGCAACTGTTGGCTCGGCTGTCCGACCTCCGGATGGTCAGTAACTACAGTCGGAACATGCGGATTGAGGATTTCGGATGGCTGGATGAGGGTCCTACGCTGGTTCCGGCAGCACTAGCATGCAAGGCCCGTTGAGTGATGATTATCGTGCTCGGGCCAACCGTGCTTCAGCGCAGCCGTTCCGCTGCTGGCAGTGCCCGTCACATCCACCCGTACGAAACATTGGCTATGACATAAGTTCATCGTTTTTATGTACTTAACTTCGATTTAGGACGTTGTGCCGACGTTGTTCCGATTTTTCTCTTGCAATCGCCCATAGCCGAGTTATTATTCCGGAACAACGCTGGAACAACAAGGAGTAAGAACTATGGCAGAACTAAGAGCTACGTTGAGCAAGGGGCGATCCGGCTGGTGCGTGATCTTCAGACATCCGGTCGCGAAGGCGGCAGACGGGAAACAGAAGTTGCGCGTTCGGCGAGGGTTGGGGACACGGGATGACGCTGAAGCGCAGCGACTCGTTGATCAATTGAACAGAGTCCTCGGCGATGCGGAGTATTGGTCCCTCGCGGCGAAGTCGAAAGCCGAGGCATCCTACAATCCCAACGTGGTCGCGGCATTCTACGACCACCTCGAACCCGACCGTCAGGACGGCTGGGCCGAGCGCGAACGGGTGCTCCCCCTACCGACGAGCGATGACGGATTCGCGAGAGTCCAGTTTGTCGGGACAACGGGCGCGGGAAAGACGACGGTCGTGCGGCAGTTCCTCGGGACAGACCCGGCGACTGAACGCTTCCCGTCTACCTCGGCAGCGAAGACGACCATTGCCGACATCGAGATCGTCATGACCGAGGGCGATTTCAAAGCGGTCGTTTCGTTCATTCCCCGCAATCAGGTCCGGCAATACATCATGGAGAGTGTGATCGCAGCGGTAACTGCGCTACTCGACGGTAGCCCCTCGTCTGAAGTCGCACGACGATTCATGGAACATGGCGAGCAGCGATTTCGCCTGAGTTACATCCTCGGAAGCATCAACCCACAGCGAGAGAATGGCGAGGGACTCTTCGACGAGGACGAAAGTGAAAGCGAGATCGCGGGTGAAGCCGAGGTGACCGACTCCGAAAGGCATGAGAACGCCGAAACGCTGCGCGGGTTCCTTAGCGATATCGCCGAGTTGGCGCAAGCATCGAGAAGCGATTTCGAGGCGGCAGCGCGGGATTTCCAAATCGATCTGTCTAAGACCACCAAGCAGGACCGCGATGTGCTGCAGGAGTTGGTCGAAGAGCAACTTCTTCAGAAGGAGAACTTTCACCAAGTAGTGGACGCGGTGCTCGACGAGGTTGAATCCCGATTCGACTACGTGACCGAGGGTGAGCTTCGACGTGGCCGCGAAAAGTGGCCGGAAGTCTGGACTTACGAAACGAATCATGCGAACCGCTCAGAATTCATCCGTGCAGTCAACCGCTTCTCAAGCAACTTCGCGCCGAACTTCGGCCGACTGTTGACGCCCATCGTTGACGGCATCCGCGTAGCCGGACCGTTCAGCCCGCAGTGGAGCGATGGAGAGGTTCCAAAGCTCGTGCTCATGGATGCTCAGGGCATCGGCCACACGGCAGACTCCACGTCCTCCATTTCGACCGGAATTACCCGTCGTTTTCAAAGTGCCGACGTAATCGTGCTCGTGGACAACGCAGCGCAGCCAATGCAAGCTGCGGCGGTGGCGGTGCTGTCCACCGTAGTGTCAAGCGGTCACGAGGGCAAACTTGTCGTCTGCTTCACACACTTCGACGAGGTGAAAGGCGACAACTTGATGGGCGTTGAGGCGAAGAAGGACCACGTCGTCGGATCATTCTACAACGCGGCGCAAGCGATTGGAAAGCAGTCAGGGCGTGAGGCAGAGCAGGCACTGAAGCGCCTGATTCCCGAGCGGCTGGCGTTTCTCGCGAAGATTCACCAGCCGTTGAGAGGTGGCGGAAAGCTGACGAAGGACCAGTTCGAGCGAATGCTGAAGATGTTCGAAAGTTCGATCATTTCGCCCCCCGCGCCTCAGTACCATCCCATCTACGACGTGGCGAACCTCGTGCTGGCGATCCAACGCGCCACGCAGGAGTTTCACGACCGTTGGAAGGGGTTGCTCGGCATGGGGTCGAGATCAGGCGTGGCCCCGGAACATTGGACGCGAATCAAGGCGCTGACCCGCCGTCTGGGCGTTTTCAAGGTTGATGAGTACGACTCGCTGCGGCCCGTCGCGGACCTGATCCGTCTGCTACAAGCACAGATCAGTTCATTCCTCTCCGAGCCGCTGAAATGGAACCCGTCGCCGCCCCCGGAAAACAAAGATGCCGAGAAGGCTCAAGCAATTGATGCTATTCGT
This genomic interval carries:
- a CDS encoding tyrosine-type recombinase/integrase, which produces MHLVEPTGRKLKWDIRFRNHDGKIVRVPGDRKEPAARAIGERIEMLVKAKAAGDPPPAILSTWIANLQSEFAARLSELGLIPSAQIERSKGMDELVRLWREVVRGRNNNGSDHADQQAGKAERVVRAVGAVDFRGFDPDTVTEKINGFKIESRKVKKPISMTTRRSYGIAIKDFTCWLSKKLKLADPLADMPLPSPTADIEYERQPLTVKEFRSLMAYLDSFETYNCQRSRWTAQDRKLIYLTAVNTAYRQKELRRLRVYNLYFDEKPAVVALKARDAKNKRKGELPIGVELAMLLKRHVAKLEPDDPIFPFPATRGAVMDMLRLDLAGAGVPLKLPGGEVRDFHTFRSTAITWWLDVYGLKPKRVQLLARLSDLRMVSNYSRNMRIEDFGWLDEGPTLVPAALACKAR